The genomic DNA GTCCATCGCTTGGAACTCTTCATAATATGCCGGGACACGGGATGGTTTGTTATAGACCGGAGCTTCTTCTGCGAGCGCATCAACCGGGACTTCAGCGACGATTTGACCGTGGTGGACCAGACGAAGGACTTTTTCATCGATGACTTCTCCGACGTGCACCGCATGGAGTCCCCATTTGCTGACGATTGCTTCGATTTCCGATTCGCGTCCGCGTTCAACGACCAGCAACATCCGTTCTTGTGACTCTGATAACATCATTTCATAAGCTGTCATGCCTGTTTCGCGTTGCGGCACATCATCAAGATGCATCTCAATGCCCATACCGGCTTTCGAAGCCATCTCGGCTGATGATGATGTCAGTCCGGCAGCTCCCATATCCTGCATCCCGACAAGCGCCGGATGACCGACGATTTCAAGACACGCTTCGATCAAGAGTTTCTCCATGAATGGATCTCCGACCTGAACGGCCGGACGTTTTGCTTCCGTATCTTCCCCAAGATCCTCTGAGGCAAAGGTCGCCCCGTGAATACCGTCGCGTCCGGTTGCGGCTCCGACGTACATGACCGAGTTCCCCGCCCCTTTGGCGAGACCCTTTTGAATGTCTTCATGATTGATCAAGCCGATACACATCGCATTGACAAGCGGGTTGCCCTCATACGAATGATCAAAACCGACTTCTCCTCCGATCGTCGGAATTCCGACACAGTTCCCGTATCCGGCAATTCCAGCGACCACTTGTTCAAACAGTTGATTGACACGCGGTGTACCGAGGTGACCGAAACGAAGCGAGTTCATCAAGGCGACCGGACGGGCTCCCATCGAAAAGATATCGCGAATGATGCCACCGACACCGGTCGCTGCCCCTTGGTACGGTTCGACGGCTGACGGATGATTGTGACTCTCTATTTTAAAGACGACGGCTTGATTATCCCCGATGTCGACGACACCGGCTCCTTCACCCGGACCTTGCAGGACGCGTGGACCTGTCGTCGGAAACTGACGTAACACCGGCTTCGACGTCTTGTACGAACAGTGCTCCGACCACATGACGGAAAACAATCCGATTTCTGTGTAGTTCGGTTGGCGTCCGAGTAAGTTGACGACCATCTCATATTCCGCGTCGCTCAGTCCCATCGTTGCGTAGATCCGTTGTTCCTGAATTTGCTCCATCGTTGGTTCAGACTGTTGTTTTAACATGATGTGCCCCCTGTTTGACGAGTGAAGTGAATAACTTAAGTCCATCCGTTCCGCCGGTCAGCAGCTCAACTGCCCGTTCCGGGTGTGGCATCATGCCGAGAACGTTACCGGCTTTATTCGTGATGCCGGCGATATCGCCGCGTGATCCGTTCGGGTTATCGGTATACGTAAAGGCAATTTGTCGGTTCGTCTGTAACATCGCATACGTCGCATCGTCACAGTAGTAGTTGCCTTCTCCATGCGCGATCGGAATCGTAATCGTTTCTTGCGCTGCATAGTCGGATGTAAAACGCGTCTCATTGTTTTCAACCTTCAGTTCAACCGTACGGCACATGAACTTCAGTCCCGTATTGCGGTGTAAGACACCCGGGAGAAGTCCGGCTTCAACGAGAATTTGGAAACCGTTGCAGACGCCGAGGACTGTTTTTCCTTCTGCCGCAAATCGTTTCACTTCCTCCATGATCGGTGAGAATTGAGCGATCGCTCCACACCGGAGATAGTCACCGTAGGAGAAGCCGCCCGGTAACAAGACGCCGTCGTATCCTTCAAGGGACGTTTCTGTATGGAAGACATAGTCCGCTTCTTCGCCAAGTGCATCTTTGACAGCATGATACATATCTAGATCACAGTTCGATCCGGGAAAAACGATGACGGCAAACTTCATACGGTCGTCACCTCTTCTACGTCAAAACGGTAATCTTCCATCACAGTGTTAACGAGCAGTTTCTGACACATCTCATGAATCATCGCGTCCGTTGTCTCATCTGAAACGAGCAACTCAATCCGCTTGCCGATCCGAACTTCTTCGACACCTGCAAAACCAAGCTGGCTAAGACCGCCTTTGACCGCGACACCTTGTGGATCTAAAATGCTTTCCCGTAATGCGACCGCTACTGTAACCTTTTTCATTGTCCGTTTCCCCCTAGGCGATTGAATAGTGTTTGGTACGTGTCGATGAGTGATCCGATATTGCGGCGAAAAACATCTTTGTCGAGGTGTTCGCCTGTTTCCTTATCCCATAACCGGCATGTATCCGGTGAGATTTCGTCTGCTAGTAAAATATCACCCGCGGGTGTTTTACCGTATTCGAGTTTAAAATCAATCAGTGTGATTCCTTTTTCATCAAAGTAAGGACGTAAGACATCGTTGACACGATTGGCTTCCTGTTCGAGCAAGGAAAGCTCCTTCGTAGTCGCAATCTTCAGTAAATTGATGTGTGCCGGTGTGACAAGCGGATCGCCTAAGCTGTCATCTTTATAATAAAACTCGACGATCGGTGTTTCGAGCACCGTTCCTTCTTCGATGCCCAGCCGTTTACTGAGGCTTCCGGCGACGACGTTTCGAACGACGACTTCCAGTGGAATGATCGTGACACGACGTACGAGCTGTTCGCGCTCCGATGTCCGTTCAATGAAGTGGGTCGGAATTCCGGCCGCTGCGAGGACCTCAAAAAAGTGGCTCGTCAAACGGTTGTTGAGTTCTCCCTTACCGGCAAACTCTGCCTTCTTCTCTCCATTGAATGCCGTAGCTTCGTCTTTGTAGACGATGCGGAGCACATCCTGATCCTGCGTCGTGTATAATCGTTTTGCTTTTCCTTCATAAAGTGGTTGCATCGATTTCGTCCCCCATGATCCTAAGATGTAGACGGGAGCACAGCTCCCGTCCCAGGTTGATTAGTTCAAGCCACACCGTTCAAAGATTTCATCCACTCGGCTCGTATGATACGTTGGATCAAAACAAGCATCGAGTTCTTCTTCTGTAAAGAGTTGTTGAATGTCCGCTTCCTGCCATAAGACATCGCGGAACATGATTTGTTCTTCCCATGCCTGCATCGCCCGCGGTTGGACGAAGTCGTATGCCGCTTCACGTGACCAACCTTTTTCAATCAAGGCGAGTAAGACGTGACCGGAGAAGATGACACCAAACGTCCGGTCCATGTTGCGTTTCATATTTTCCGGGAAGACCGTCAGATTTTTAATGATGTTACCGAACCGGTTCAGCATGTAGTTGAGTAATCCCGTCGCATCCGGCAAAATGATCCGTTCCGCAGACGAGTGCGAGATATCGCGTTCATGCCACAGCGAAACGTTTTCATACGCTGTCACCATATGGCCGCGGATAACCCGTGCAAGACCGGTCATGTTCTCTGAACCGATTGGATTGCGTTTATGCGGCATCGCCGATGATCCCTTTTGACCTTTGGCGAAGAATTCTTCGACTTCACGTGTCTCCGTTTTTTGAAGGCCACGAATTTCCGTCGCCATCTTTTCAATCGATGTCGCGATTAAGGCAATCGTCGACATGTAATGGGCATGACGATCACGTTGCAGGGTTTGCGTCGAGACCGGTGCCGGTTTCGTACCAAGCTTCTCGCAGACATATTTTTCGATGAACGGGTCGATGTTCGCAAACGTTCCGACCGCTCCCGACATCTTGCCGTATTCGACTGTTTCCCGTGCTGCCTCGAACCGGACTTTATTGCGTTTCATTTCTTCGTACCAAAGGGCGAGCTTCAGACCAAACGTCGTCGGCTCGGCGTGTACGCCGTGTGTACGTCCCATCATGACCGTATATTTATGTTCGTTGGCTTTGACTTTTAAAATCTCGATGAAACGATCGAGATCGGCCGCCAAGATATCATTTGCTTGTTTCAACAGATACGATAACGCCGTATCAACGACGTCCGTTGACGTCAGTCCGTAATGAACCCATTTGCGTTCTTCGCCAAGTGTCTCCGATACGGCACGTGTGAAGGCGATGACGTCGTGTCGTGTCTCTTGCTCGATTTCATTGATCCGATTGACATCAAACGAAGCGTTTTCCCACAGCAACTCGACGTCTTCTTTTGGAATCACCCCAAGTTCACTCCATGCTTCACATGCTAAAATCTCAACTTTCAACCAAGCCTCGAATTTATTCTGTTCTGTCCAGATCGCTTTCATCTCAGGACGTGTATAGCGTTCGATCATCTAACCGTCTCCTTCCATATCTGCAGGCGCGCAACTTCGGCTAACGCTTCTTCGACCGAATCCGCCAAGATGTTCAGATGCCCCATCTTCCGCCCTTGTTTTGCGTCCTGTTTTCCGTATAAATGGACTTTCGTCCGTGAGGATAACATCGGTAATGCCTCGTCTAATGCTGTGATATGTTGACCTAGGATGTTCGCCATGACGACCGGTGTCGTCAAGCGGGTATCGCCGAGCGGCAGTCCGCAGATGGCTCGTATGTGTTGCTCGAACTGTGACGTCTCGCACGCATCAATCGAATAATGACCCGAGTTATGTGGGCGCGGCGCCAGTTCGTTGACGATCAGTTCGGAACCGACGACGAACAGTTCGATTGCCAGTGTGCCGATCAAATCGACATCGTTCGCGAGACGCGTCGCCAGGTCAACCGCTTGTTGTTCCAAGCCGCTTGAGATACGGGCGGGAACGATCGACAGATGCAGGATGTTGTCTTGATGGATATTTTCACTGACCGGGAAAACTTTCGTTTCCTGCTCACTTCGCGCGACAATGACGGAGATTTCTTGATCAAACGGCAACCATTTTTCTGCAACATACTCGGTTGATTCAAAGTTCTTCATCGCTGTTTGTAAATCCAGCTCTGTCCGAATGACCATCTGTCCTTTTCCATCGTAACCAAAGCGTGCTGTTTTCAAGACGAACGGGAGACCTAACTGCTGTTTGGCTTCGAGGAGATCTTCGCTTGTCTGAACTGCCTGGTAAGGCGCTACCTTGTAACCAAGCTGTTCAATCAGTTCTTTCTCCCGAATCCGGTGTTGGGTCCGAAACAAAAGTTCTGTCCCGTGAATCAGTTTATTGCCGATTGCTTCCGCTACTTCGTGTGAGATATTCTCAAACTCATAGGTCACGACATCTGATTCGGCGGCAAGTCGTTTCGCTGCCTCGACGTCCATAAACGGTGCTTGAATCTGTTGATCCGCTACTTGCGCACACGGTGCGTTTTCAGTTGGATCAAGCGTGATGAGCGAATAGCCCATTTGCCGTGCAGATAAAGCCATCATCCGACCTAGTTGTCCCCCACCTAAGATACCGATCCGTTTCATGTCAGATGCACCTCGGAAGCGATGACATCTCCTTCTAGTTCGACCCGCATATGGTCTAAAGCTCGGGCAATCCGTTCGTCGACCGTTCCAAGAATCTGAGCAGCAAGTAAACCCGCATTTTTTGCTCCAGCGTCACCAATCGCAACTGTCGCGACTGGAACACCACCGGGCATTTGGACGATTGAGAGTAAGGAATCGATGCCTTGAAGTGCTTTGCTTTGAATTGGGACACCGATTACCGGTAATGTCGTCTTTGCAGCAACCATTCCCGGAAGATGGGCGGCTCCGCCTGCACCGGCAATGATGACTTTTAATCCTCGTTCCCGAGCAGATTCCGCATAACGAAACATTAAGTCAGGTGTCCGGTGTGCCGACACAACTTTCTTTTCGTACGCAATATCCAACTGATCCAGTACATCACACGTTTTCTGCATGGTCACCCAATCCGATTGACTGCCCATGATGACTCCGATTTCCACCTTACTCATCTGCGTGTCCTCCTTTTTGCATAAAAAAAGCCCAAACCACGTCTAAAAGGGTGGCTTAGGGTATAAAAAGGTACGCCAAAGAATCATCGACGAACATCCATATACCCCATAGTCCAACGATTTAGGGTCGTCGGGTAGAAACTTGCAAGCCATATCCCTGCTATTATACGAGGTGTTATATTCAATCTTCCTATCACGCCTTCATCTTAACAAGACTTCGGTCCGTTCGTCAACCAAAGACGAACAATTTAATTATCTGAAAATTCATCGTTCGGTTTTATGGATGAATTGTTCTATTCACTTAGTTCAGCATTCGGAAATTTAAAAAGCTGCTAAACTAACGACAAGAAAATCACAAAAAAATACGACCCTTTCTTTTACGAAAGAGTCGTATTTTTGAAAAGATATCTCGATTCAGACATTCTCAGCTTCGAGTTTCGGTTTGCAGTCAAAAATGATTTGCTGACGAATAGGATACGGTTCGCCATTCGCATCCAGTCCAAAAATCGGTTCTTCTCGTCGTACGGTCGGACGATAACCCATGGCATCGATCCGATCCAGACAATCACTGATCGTTTCATTTTCTTCTACGGCAACTCGCATTTTTTGCTTTTTTGCCATGAGTATCACATTCCTTCCTTATTATATATATGAAAAAACCAAAAAAAGTCCATAAAAAAGCGGCGGCCCTTGAGCGTATGCTCCAGAACCACCGTTTGCCTGGCAACGTCCTATCCTCACAGGGGGAAGCCCCCAACTACTTTCGGCGTTCAAGTGCTTAACTTCCGTGTTCGGCATGGGAACGGGTGTGACCACTTGGCTATCGTCACCAGACGACGGGCTCGCGCCCTCAAAACTGAAGTCATCAACAATGCATCTGCTAGAACAAGGCCTCGACCGATTAGTATCACTCAGCTCCGCATGTCGCCATGCTTCCACCCGTGACCTATCTACCTCATCGTCTCTGAGGGGTCTTTCTTGATTACTCAAAGGGAAATCTCATCTTGGAGGGGGCTTCNNNNNNNNNNNNNNNNNNNNNNNNNNNNNNNNNNNNNNNNNNNNNNNNNNNNNNNNNNNNNNNNNNNNNNNNNNNNNNNNNNNNNNNNNNNNNNNNNNNNNNNNNNNNNNNNNNNNNNNNNNNNNNNNNNNNNNNNNNNNNNNNNNNNNNNNNNNNNNNNNNNNNNNNNNNNNNNNNNNNNNNNNNNNNNNNNNNNNNNNNNNNNNNNNNNNNNNNNNNNNNNNNNNNNNNNNNNNNNNNNNNNNNNNNNNNNNNNNNNNNNNNNNNNNNNNNNNNNNNNNNNNNNNNNNNNNNNNNNNNNNNNNNNNNNNNNNNNNNNNNNNNNNNNNNNNNNNNNNNNNNNNNNNNNNNNNNNNNNNNNNNNNNNNNNNNNNNNNNNNNNNNNNNNNNNNNNNNNNNNNNNNNNNNNNNNNNNNNNNNNNNNNNNNNNNNNNNNNNNNNNNNNNNNNNNNNNNNNNNNNNNNNNNNNNNNNNNNNNNNNNNNNNNNNNNNNNNNNNNNNNNNNNNNNNNNNNNNNNNNNNNNNNNNNNNNNNNNNNNNNNNNNNNNNNNNNNNNNNNNNNNNNNNNNNNNNNNNNNNNNNNNNNNNNNNNNNNNNNNNNNNNNNNNNNNNNNNNNNNNNNNNNNNNNNNNNNNNNNNNNNNNNNNNNNNNNNNNNNNNNNNNNNNNNNNNNNNNNNNNNNNNNNNNNNNNNNNNNNNNNNNNNNNNNNNNNNNNNNNNNNNNNNNNNNNNNNNNNNNNNNNNNNNNNNNNNNNNNNNNNNNNNNNNNNNNNNNNNNNNNNNNNNNNNNNNNNNNNNNNNNNNNNNNNNNNNNNNNNNNNNNNNNNNNNNNNNNNNNNNNNNNNNNNNNNNNNNNNNNNNNNNNNNNNNNNNNNNNNNNNNNNNNNNNNNNNNNNNNNNNNNNNNNNNNNNNNNNNNNNNNNNNNNNNNNNNNNNNNNNNNNNNNNNNNNNNNNNNNNNNNNNNNNNNNNNNNNNNNNNNNNNNNNNNNNNNNNNNNNNNNNNNNNNNNNNNNNNNNNNNNNNNNNNNNNNNNNNNNNNNNNNNNNNNNNNNNNNNNNNNNNNNNNNNNNNNNNNNNNNNNNNNNNNNNNNNNNNNNNNNNNNNNNNNNNNNNNNNNNNNNNNNNNNNNNNNNNNNNNNNNNNNNNNNNNNNNNNNNNNNNNNNNNNNNNNNNNNNNNNNNNNNNNNNNNNNNNNNNNNNNNNNNNNNNNNNNNNNNNNNNNNNNNNNNNNNNNNNNNNNNNNNNNNNNNNNNNNNNNNNNNNNNNNNNNNNNNNNNNNNNNNNNNNNNNNNNNNNNNNNNNNNNNNNNNNNNNNNNNNNNNNNNNNNNNNNNNNNNNNNNNNNNNNNNNNNNNNNNNNNNNNNNNNNNNNNNNNNNNNNNNNNNNNNNNNNNNNNNNNNNNNNNNNNNNNNNNNNNNNNNNNNNNNNNNNNNNNNNNNNNNNNNNNNNNNNNNNNNNNNNNNNNNNNNNNNNNNNNNNNNNNNNNNNNNNNNNNNNNNNNNNNNNNNNNNNNNNNNNNNNNNNNNNNNNNNNNNNNNNNNNNNNNNNNNNNNNNNNNNNNNNNNNNNNNNNNNNNNNNNNNNNNNNNNNNNNNNNNNNNNNNNNNNNNNNNNNNNNNNNNNNNNNNNNNNNNNNNNNNNNNNNNNNNNNNNNNNNNNNNNNNNNNNNNNNNNNNNNNNNNNNNNNNNNNNNNNNNNNNNNNNNNNNNNNNNNNNNNNNNNNNNNNNNNNNNNNNNNNNNNNNNNNNNNNNNNNNNNNNNNNNNNNNNNNNNNNNNNNNNNNNNNNNNNNNNNNNNNNNNNNNNNNNNNNNNNNNNNNNNNNNNNNNNNNNNNNNNNNNNNNNNNNNNNNNNNNNNNNNNNNNNNNNNNNNNNNNNNNNNNNNNNNNNNNNNNNNNNNNNNNNNNNNNNNNNNNNNNNNNNNNNNNNNNNNNNNNNNNNNNNNNNNNNNNNNNNNNNNNNNNNNNNNNNNNNNNNNNNNNNNNNNNNNNNNNNNNNNNNNNNNNNNNNNNNNNNNNNNNNNNNNNNNNNNNNNNNNNNNNNNNNNNNNNNNNNNNNNNNNNNNNNNNNNNNNNNNNNNNNNNNNNNNNNNNNNNNNNNNNNNNNNNNNNNNNNNNNNNNNNNNNNNNNNNNNNNNNNNNNNNNNNNNNNNNNNNNNNNNNNNNNNNNNNNNNNNNNNNNNNNNNNNNNNNNNNNNNNNNNNNNNNNNNNNNNNNNNNNNNNNNNNNNNNNNNNNNNNNNNNNNNNNNNNNNNNNNNNNNNNNNNNNNNNNNNNNNNNNNNNNNNNNNNNNNNNNNNNNNNNNNNNNNNNNNNNNNNNNNNNNNNNNNNNNNNNNNNNNNNNNNNNNNNNNNNNNNNNNNNNNNNNNNNNNNNNNNNNNNNNNNNNNNNNNNNNNNNNNNNNNNNNNNNNNNNNNNNNNNNNNNNNNNNNNNNNNNNNNNNNNNNNNNNNNNNNNNNNNNNNNNNNNNNNNNNNNNNNNNNNNNNNNNNNNNNNNNNNNNNNNNNNNNNNNNNNNNNNNNNNNNNNNNNNNNNNNNNNNNNNNNNNNNNNNNNNNNNNNNNNNNNNNNNNNNNNNNNNNNNNNNNNNNNNNNNNNNNNNNNNNNNNNNNNNNNNNNNNNNNNNNNNNNNNNNNNNNNNNNNNNNNNNNNNNNNNNNNNNNNNNNNNNNNNNNNNNNNNNNNNNNNNNNNNNNNNNNNNNNNNNNNNNNNNNNNNNNNNNNNNNNNNNNNNNNNNNNNNNNNNNNNNNNNNNNNNNNNNNNNNNNNNNNNNNNNNNNNNNNNNNNNNNNNNNNNNNNNNNNNNNNNNNNNNNNNNNNNNNNNNNNNNNNNNNNNNNNNNNNNNNNNNNNNNNNNNNNNNNNNNNNNNNNNNNNNNNNNNNNNNNNNNNNNNNNNNNNNNNNNNNNNNNNNNNNNNNNNNNNNNNNNNNNNNNNNNNNNNNNNNNNNNNNNNNNNNNNNNNNNNNNNNNNNNNNNNNNNNNNNNNNNNNNNNNNNNNNNNNNNNNNNNNNNNNNNNNNNNNNNNNNNNNNNNNNNNNNNNNNNNNNNNNNNNNNNNNNNNNNNNNNNNNNNNNNNNNNNNNNNNNNNNNNNNNNNNNNNNNNNNNNNNNNNNNNNNNNNNNNNNNNNNNNNNNNNNNNNNNNNNNNNNNNNNNNNNNNNNNNNNNNNNNNNNNNNNNNNNNNNNNNNNNNNNNNNNNNNNNNNNNNNNNNNNNNNNNNNNNNNNNNNNNNNNNNNNNNNNNNNNNNNNNNNNNNNNNNNNNNNNNNNNNNNNNNNNNNNNNNNNNNNNNNNNNNNNNNNNNNNNNNNNNNNNNNNNNNNNNNNNNNNNNNNNNNNNNNNNNNNNNNNNNNNNNNNNNNNNNNNNNNNNNNNNNNNNNNNNNNNNNNNNNNNNNNNNNNNNNNNNNNNNNNNNNNNNNNNNNNNNNNNNNNNNNNNNNNNNNNNNNNNNNNNNNNNNNNNNNNNNNNNNNNNNNNNNNNNNNNNNNNNNNNNNNNNNNNNNNNNNNNNNNNNNNNNNNNNNNNNNNNNNNNNNNNNNNNNNNNNNNNNNNNNNNNNNNNNNNNNNNNNNNNNNNNNNNNNNNNNNNNNNNNNNNNNNNNNNNNNNNNNNNNNNNNNNNNNNNNNNNNNNNNNNNNNNNNNNNNNNNNNNNNNNNNNNNNNNNNNNNNNNNNNNNNNNNNNNNNNNNNNNNNNNNNNNNNNNNNNNNNNNNNNNNNNNNNNNNNNNNNNNNNNNNNNNNNNNNNNNNNNNNNNNNNNNNNNNNNNNNNNNNNNNNNNNNNNNNNNNNNNNNNNNNNNNNNNNNNNNNNNNNNNNNNNNNNNNNNNNNNNNNNNNNNNNNNNNNNNNNNNNNNNNNNNNNNNNNNNNNNNNNNNNNNNNNNNNNNNNNNNNNNNNNNNNNNNNNNNNNNNNNNNNNNNNNNNNNNNNNNNNNNNNNNNNNNNNNNNNNNNNNNNNNNNNNNNNNNNNNNNNNNNNNNNNNNNNNNNNNNNNNNNNNNNNNNNNNNNNNNNNNNNNNNNNNNNNNNNNNNNNNNNNNNNNNNNNNNNNNNNNNNNNNNNNNNNNNNNNNNNNNNNNNNNNNNNNNNNNNNNNNNNNNNNNNNNNNNNNNNNNNNNNNNNNNNNNNNNNNNNNNNNNNNNNNACTCACGCGGCGTTGCTCCATCAGACTTTCGTCCATTGTGGAAGATTCCCTACTGCTGCCTCCCGTAGGAGTCTGGGCCGTGTCTCAGTCCCAGTGTGGCCGATCACCCTCTCAGGTCGGCTATGCATCGTCGCCTTGGTGGGCCATTACCCCACCAACTAGCTAATGCACCGCAAGGCCATCCCAAGGTGACGCCGGAGCGCCTTTCATCATCAGACCATGCGGTCTGAAGAACTATTCGGTATTAGCTCCGATTTCTCGGAGTTATCCCAATCCTTGGGGCAGGTTCCTTACGTGTTACTCACCCGTCCGCCGCTCATTCCCCTCACTTCCCTCCGAAGAGTTCCGTGAGCTTCCTGCGCTCGACTTGCATGTATTAGGCACGCCGCCAGCGTTCGTCCTGAGCCAGGATCAAACTCTCCATAAAGTGTTTGACTTGCTCGTTTTTGTGACCGAAGTCACGTTGACGAAGCTTGCGCTTCATTCATTGTTTGTATCCGAAGATACGTTTTTTGCCTCATCGTTCAGTTTTCAAAGTTCGTCATTTCTTTTGCGTCGTGTTAGCGACTTCAATAGATTAACAGGTTCTTTCGATTATGTCAACCATGTTTTAGAAAAGATTTTTCAGCCCCAACAAACCGTTTATAAAAGGCGTCTCGCTGGAACATTTATTAATATACCAACAAAATTCGACAAACACAAGCATTATTTCAAAAAAACTTTACAAAGGATTTAAAAACCCTTTGTAAAGCCTTTAGAGTCTTAACATACTGATTGCGGTAAAGACGATGTTTGCCGGCCGTTCCGCCAAACGTTTCATCAAATACGTATACCAATCAACGCCATGCGGGACATAGATCACGACACGGTATCCCTCATCTACTAATTCCTTTTGCCGGTTCGGCCGCATCCCTTGAAGCATCTGAAATTCAAATTGTTCGGGTCCGATTCCCTGTCGATGCACGAAACGGATGATTTCTTGAATCATGTCTTCGTCATGTGTCGCCACCTGCGTATAACACCCTTGCAACAGGTTTTGTTTGACCAGCTGTAAATATGTCATATCAACGGTTTCTTTTCGTTCAATATAAATATCTTTTGGACCGGTATACGCCCCCTTGACGACACGAACGGTGGATTGCAAGCGTTCGAGATCAAAACGCGTTCGGTATAAATTGGCTTGCAACGCGATTCCGACATTTGAGAACCGCTGCCGCAACTGTTCAAAAACTTGGATGATCGTCTCACAAACGGCCTCTTCTTCCATATTAACCGTCACACGCATATCAAAACGTTCTGCCGTTTCTAAAATTCGGGTCATTTGTGTTACCGCGATTCGTGGATCGAGTCGTAAGCCGACTGATGTGAGTTTCAGTGAGACTTGAGCATTCAGTCCCTCCTCTGAAATCCGATGGATGACTTTAATGCATTCATTGGCGATTGCTGCCGCATCATGTTCCGATTCAATGAATTCACCTAGACAGTCAATTGTCACTGCCCGCCCGTCTCGATTTAATGTTTGAACGGTTTCAACTGTTTCGTCCAATGTCTGCCCGCCAACAAAAAATGTTCCACCTAAAGGCAAACCGACTTTTCGCGCCACCTGAATCAACCGTTTGTCTTCCGCCAAGTATTCAAAGACGGGACCTGTAATCTTTTCAATCATCGAAACACCTCCTCTTACTCCTCTTTCCCTCCCCCACAAAAAAAACGCCTTTCTTCTATATAGAAGAAAGACGTCATTACAACACGAAAACTTAGTGTAACCAGATGAAGTAAGCAAGGAATCCGAGTGACATCGCGTACATGATCGGATGGACTTCCTTCGCACGACCTTTTGCGATCATCGTGATTGGATAGAACAAGAATCCAAAGGCAATACCGGTTGCGATTGAGTACGTGAGCGGCATCATGATGACCGTCAAGAAGGCCGGAACCGCATATTCGAACTTCTTCCAATCAATCTGGAGAAGAGATGAAGCCATCAATACACCAACGATGATTAATGCCGGTGCTGTTACCGGTGCTGTAATAATCGCGAGGAGTGGCGAGAAGAACAATGCAAGTCCGAAGAATAAACCGGTTACGATCGCCGTCATTCCTGAACGACCGCCTGCTGCGACACCCGCACTTGATTCAATGTAAGAGACCGTAGTCGACGTTCCGAGAATTGAACCGGCGACCGTTGCTGTTGAATCTGCAATCAAGGCGCGACCGGCACGCGGGACTTTATTTTCTTTAATCAATCCTGCCTGGTTTGCGACCGCAACAAGTGTTCCGGCTGTGTCGAAGAAATCAACGAAGAAGAATGTCAGGATGACGACTGCCATCTGGACTGTGAAGATTTCATTAAAGTGTAAGAATGCTTGACCGAATGTCGGTGCGATGCTTGGTGGTGCTGAGACGATTTCACCGAGACTTGATGGGACCGGAATTAAACCAAAGATCATACCGGCAATGGCTGTGATAATCATTCCGAAGAAGATGGCCCCTTTAATTCCGCGTGTCATTAAGATGGCTGAGATGACTAAACCGAAGACAGCAAGTAATGTCGTTCCCTGCCCTAAGTTACCGAGCGACA from Exiguobacterium sibiricum 7-3 includes the following:
- the purE gene encoding 5-(carboxyamino)imidazole ribonucleotide mutase, translated to MSKVEIGVIMGSQSDWVTMQKTCDVLDQLDIAYEKKVVSAHRTPDLMFRYAESARERGLKVIIAGAGGAAHLPGMVAAKTTLPVIGVPIQSKALQGIDSLLSIVQMPGGVPVATVAIGDAGAKNAGLLAAQILGTVDERIARALDHMRVELEGDVIASEVHLT
- a CDS encoding NETI motif-containing protein — protein: MAKKQKMRVAVEENETISDCLDRIDAMGYRPTVRREEPIFGLDANGEPYPIRQQIIFDCKPKLEAENV
- a CDS encoding proline dehydrogenase family protein; amino-acid sequence: MIEKITGPVFEYLAEDKRLIQVARKVGLPLGGTFFVGGQTLDETVETVQTLNRDGRAVTIDCLGEFIESEHDAAAIANECIKVIHRISEEGLNAQVSLKLTSVGLRLDPRIAVTQMTRILETAERFDMRVTVNMEEEAVCETIIQVFEQLRQRFSNVGIALQANLYRTRFDLERLQSTVRVVKGAYTGPKDIYIERKETVDMTYLQLVKQNLLQGCYTQVATHDEDMIQEIIRFVHRQGIGPEQFEFQMLQGMRPNRQKELVDEGYRVVIYVPHGVDWYTYLMKRLAERPANIVFTAISMLRL
- a CDS encoding NCS2 family permease is translated as MARYFDFNGLGTNMRTEFIAGMTTFFAMAYILFVNPNTLAEAGMDAGAVFGATALVAIIGSVTMGLLANYPIALAPGMGLNAFFAYSVVIGMGIPWQTALSGVLVSGLVFMVLTASGIRETIINAIPEPLKMAVAAGIGLFIAFIGLKTGGIVVANEATLVSLGNLGQGTTLLAVFGLVISAILMTRGIKGAIFFGMIITAIAGMIFGLIPVPSSLGEIVSAPPSIAPTFGQAFLHFNEIFTVQMAVVILTFFFVDFFDTAGTLVAVANQAGLIKENKVPRAGRALIADSTATVAGSILGTSTTVSYIESSAGVAAGGRSGMTAIVTGLFFGLALFFSPLLAIITAPVTAPALIIVGVLMASSLLQIDWKKFEYAVPAFLTVIMMPLTYSIATGIAFGFLFYPITMIAKGRAKEVHPIMYAMSLGFLAYFIWLH